From a region of the Vanrija pseudolonga chromosome 2, complete sequence genome:
- the MPH3_0 gene encoding Alpha-glucosides permease MPH3: MTSDLEKHLSLDEKPKIEHDEAADYGEHALVNIAVDRITEAPDFADGAKAANDREHALSFRDGCRHYPGALLWGIGMSFTIVMEGYITSLGRNFITFPAFARKYGVFQAEKNRWVINAKWQVAMGDMGMIGTLIGLVIMGFVTDKFGHRYVMMVGLVLIVAFNFMTFFAPNVEILATAGLLGGIPNGLFGILGSVYASEVAPLPIRGFLTSFVNISWIIGQFAASGLMTRMVKIDTEWSFRIPMAITWAWPVPLFIMAVFAPNSPWWCVRRGDYAGAERSLRRLASPKHVSAADTRRSLALLVRTNELEKSMKTKASVWECFRGTNLRRTEIASMTLATQAFSGQTFAYGATYFFVMAGLSTKDAYNMGFVSTGAAFVATCISWILNGWFGRRPLIIYGFSVMTGILLVIGGLALVDKQSAIWAQAGLCVVWLFVYSMTIGPQSFGLAAEVSATRLRSQTLAIARFFYVLMSFLCNTVEPYLINPTALNLKGKTAFVWFGTSFLTVVWCIFRMPETKGITYTELDLLFEHRVKAWRFKSTKVDVTEEIEQ, translated from the coding sequence ATGACCTCCGACCTCGAGAAGCacctctcgctcgacgagaagcCCAAGATTGAGCatgacgaggccgccgactACGGAGAGCACGCCCTCGTCAACATTGCCGTCGACCGCATCACCGAGGCGCCAGACtttgccgacggcgccaaggcggccaacGACCGCGAGCATGCCCTCTCCTTCCGCGACGGATGCAGGCACTACCCCGGTGCCTTGCTATGGGGCATCGGCATGTCCTTCACGATCGTAATGGAGGGGTACATCACCTCGCTCGGCCGCAACTTTATCACCTTCCCCGCCTTTGCTCGCAAGTACGGCGTGTTCCAGGCCGAGAAGAACCGCTGGGTCATCAACGCAAAGTGGCAGGTCGCCATGGGCGACATGGGCATGATCGGTACCCTCATCGGCCTGGTGATCATGGGCTTCGTTACCGACAAGTTTGGCCACCGCTACGTCATGATGGTTGGATTggtcctcatcgtcgcctTCAACTTTATGACCTTCTTCGCGCCCAACGTCGAGATCCTCGCGACGGCCGGATTGCTCGGCGGCATCCCGAACGGCCTGTTCGGTATCCTCGGCTCGGTGTACGCGTCCGAAGTCGCTCCGCTCCCTATCCGCGGTTTCCTCACCTCGTTCGTTAATATTTCGTGGATTATCGGCCAgttcgccgcgtcgggcCTCATGACGCGCATGGTCAAGATTGACACCGAGTGGTCGTTCCGCATCCCGATGGCGATCACCTGGGCGTGGCCCGTCCCGCTGTTCATCATGGCCGTGTTCGCGCCCAActcgccgtggtggtgcgtCCGCCGTGGCGACTATGCTGGTGCCGAGCGttccctccgccgcctcgcctcgcccaaACACGTGTccgcggccgacacgcgccgctcgctcgcgctgcttgtTCGCACCAACGAGCTCGAAAAGTCGATGAAGACCAAGGCGTCCGTCTGGGAGTGCTTCCGCGGCACCAACCTCCGCCGCACGGAAATCGCATCCATGACCCTCGCGACGCAGGCGTTCTCGGGCCAGACGTTCGCCTACGGCGCGACCTACTTCTTCGTCATGGCCGGCCTGAGCACCAAGGACGCGTACAACATGGGTTTCGTGTCCACTGGCGCGGCGTTCGTCGCCACCTGCATTTCGTGGATCCTCAACGGCTGGttcggccgccgccccctcaTCATCTACGGCTTCAGCGTCATGACCGGCATCCTGCTCGTCAttggcggcctcgcgctggtCGACAAGCAGTCGGCCATCTGGGCCCAGGCTGGCCTCTGTGTCGTCTGGCTCTTTGTCTACTCGATGACGATTGGCCCCCAGTCGTTTGGCCTCGCAGCCGAGGTGTCCGCCACGCGTCTCCGCTCTCAGaccctcgccatcgcccgcTTCTTCTACGTCCTCATGTCCTTCCTCTGCAACACGGTCGAGCCGTACCTCATCAACCCCAcggcgctcaacctcaagggcaagacggCGTTCGTGTGGTTCGGCACCTCGTTCCTCACCGTCGTCTGGTGTATCTTCCGCATGCCCGAGACGAAAGGCATCACATACACCGAGCTGGACTTGTTGTTCGAGCACCGGGTCAAGGCATGGCGTTTCAAGTCGACCAAGGTGGATGTGACCGAGGAGATCGAGCAGTAG